In Actinoplanes sp. NBC_00393, a single genomic region encodes these proteins:
- a CDS encoding tRNA adenosine deaminase-associated protein — protein sequence MSIFAAAVARGKNGWTASELDLSGLADIDEVVDALRDAEPDTDLALLFVESDDEYLAILRLDEGEDLRVFGSDSAFAEESRIGSVLLGEVETPALGIDDLAATDDEDKPAAEPDADPVGDAELLGDLGVNAQRLLTLCGMEGMLPSDVTAEICQRIGCGDEMEELREA from the coding sequence GTGTCGATTTTCGCTGCCGCTGTCGCCCGGGGGAAGAACGGATGGACGGCGTCGGAGCTTGACCTTTCGGGACTGGCCGACATCGACGAGGTGGTGGATGCCCTTCGTGATGCCGAGCCGGACACCGACCTAGCGCTGTTGTTCGTCGAGAGTGACGACGAATACCTGGCCATCCTGCGCCTGGACGAGGGCGAGGACCTGCGGGTCTTCGGTTCGGACTCGGCCTTCGCGGAGGAGTCGCGGATCGGATCGGTGCTGCTCGGCGAGGTGGAGACACCGGCGCTGGGTATCGATGATCTGGCTGCCACGGACGACGAGGACAAACCGGCTGCCGAGCCGGACGCGGACCCGGTCGGCGACGCGGAACTGCTGGGCGACCTGGGCGTCAACGCCCAGCGGCTGCTCACCCTCTGTGGCATGGAGGGGATGCTGCCGTCCGACGTCACCGCGGAGATCTGCCAGCGGATCGGGTGCGGCGACGAGATGGAGGAGTTGCGCGAGGCGTGA